From a region of the Georgenia yuyongxinii genome:
- a CDS encoding RNA-binding S4 domain-containing protein, with protein MTVDDVPTVPIEGTIRLGQFLKLANLAESGAHARDLVADGEVSVDGEVETRRGRQLERGMLVEVDLPGGTVAARVG; from the coding sequence ATGACCGTCGACGACGTCCCCACCGTGCCCATCGAGGGCACCATCCGCCTGGGGCAGTTCCTCAAGCTCGCCAACCTCGCCGAGTCCGGCGCGCACGCCCGCGACCTCGTCGCCGACGGCGAGGTCAGCGTCGACGGCGAGGTCGAGACCCGCCGGGGCCGGCAGCTCGAACGCGGGATGCTGGTCGAGGTCGACCTGCCCGGGGGCACCGTCGCGGCCCGCGTGGGCTGA
- the hisD gene encoding histidinol dehydrogenase: protein MLQRLDLRGQTLSAAELTSVLPRAALDVEAAMAQIRPVIDDVRARGAAALRDLGERFDGVRPEHLRVPADVIANSLEQLEPAVREALEISIAHNRAGHTAQLPRETSTEIIGGGMVRQRWVPVRRVGLYVPGGLAVYPSSVVMNAVAAQVAGVEQLAVASPPQKDFGGLPHPVILAACALLDVKEVYAVGGAQAVAMFAHGARVETDTDRADAAAAGLTGDLLCEPVDVVTGPGNIYVAAAKRAVMGTVGIDAEAGTTEIAVLADATANPVHVAVDLMSQAEHDPAAASVLITDSAELADAVDAEIARRVPATKHAERMRTALSGPQSGTVLVADLDQAVAVADAYGAEHLEIQTADAAAVAARIRNAGAIFVGPYSPVPLGDYLAGSNHVLPTGGTARFASGLNVTAFIKSVQEIEYDETALKQLAAPLTALATSEDLPAHAEAVNVRFE, encoded by the coding sequence ATGCTCCAACGCCTCGACCTGCGTGGTCAGACCCTGTCCGCAGCCGAGCTCACGTCCGTGCTGCCGCGTGCGGCGCTCGACGTCGAGGCCGCGATGGCCCAGATCCGCCCGGTCATCGACGACGTCCGCGCCCGCGGTGCGGCCGCGCTGCGCGACCTCGGCGAGCGCTTCGACGGCGTGCGTCCCGAGCACCTGCGGGTGCCGGCCGACGTCATCGCCAACTCCCTCGAGCAGCTCGAGCCGGCGGTGCGGGAGGCGCTGGAGATCTCCATCGCCCACAACCGGGCCGGGCACACCGCGCAGCTGCCCCGCGAGACCTCCACTGAGATCATCGGCGGCGGCATGGTGCGCCAACGCTGGGTGCCGGTGCGCCGCGTGGGCCTGTACGTGCCGGGCGGCCTCGCCGTCTACCCCTCCAGCGTCGTCATGAACGCCGTGGCGGCACAGGTGGCCGGGGTCGAGCAGCTGGCCGTCGCGAGTCCGCCCCAGAAGGATTTCGGCGGGCTGCCGCACCCGGTGATCCTGGCAGCCTGCGCGCTCCTCGACGTGAAGGAGGTCTACGCCGTCGGCGGCGCCCAGGCTGTGGCGATGTTCGCCCACGGCGCCCGGGTCGAGACCGACACCGACAGGGCCGACGCCGCGGCGGCCGGGCTGACCGGTGACCTGCTCTGCGAGCCCGTCGACGTCGTCACCGGCCCGGGCAACATCTACGTGGCCGCCGCCAAGCGCGCCGTCATGGGCACCGTCGGCATCGACGCGGAGGCCGGCACCACGGAGATCGCCGTGCTCGCCGACGCCACCGCGAACCCGGTGCACGTCGCGGTGGACCTGATGTCGCAGGCCGAGCACGACCCCGCCGCCGCTTCCGTCCTCATCACCGACTCAGCGGAGCTCGCGGACGCGGTCGACGCCGAGATCGCCCGCCGGGTGCCGGCCACCAAGCACGCCGAGCGCATGCGCACGGCACTGAGCGGGCCACAGTCGGGCACCGTGCTCGTCGCCGATCTGGACCAGGCCGTTGCCGTCGCCGACGCCTATGGCGCGGAGCACCTGGAGATCCAGACCGCGGACGCCGCCGCAGTCGCCGCCCGGATCCGTAACGCCGGCGCCATCTTCGTCGGCCCGTACTCCCCGGTGCCGCTCGGTGACTACCTCGCCGGCTCCAACCACGTGCTGCCCACCGGCGGCACCGCCCGGTTCGCCAGCGGGCTGAACGTCACGGCGTTCATCAAGTCCGTCCAGGAGATCGAGTACGACGAGACCGCGCTCAAGCAGCTGGCCGCGCCGCTCACCGCGCTGGCCACCTCGGAGGACCTGCCCGCCCACGCCGAGGCGGTCAACGTCCGGTTCGAGTAG
- the dnaE gene encoding DNA polymerase III subunit alpha: protein MAAGGSEDFVHLHVHTEYSMLDGAAKLDPLFAEVDRLGQKAIAMTDHGYMFGAFDFWNKAKSAGIKPIIGVEAYLTPGTARADKTRVRWGDESQSDDDVSARGSYTHMTMLASTTEGMHNLFRMASLASLDGQMGKAPRMDRELLTTYGKGLIATTGCPSGEVQTRIRLGQYDEARRAAAEFQDIFGKENYYVELMQHGLDIESRVIPDLLRLSKDIGAPLLATNDSHYVKAEDHTTHDALLCINSGSVLADPNRFRFTGDTYYVRPAAEMREVWRDHPDACDNTLVVAEQCDVTFRTTRDGANYMPVFEVPAGEDEHSWFVKEVERGLHYRFPNGIPDDVRKQGEYEVGIITQMGFPGYFLVVADYIRWAKEQGIRVGPGRGSGAGSMVAYAMRITDLNPLEHGLIFERFLNPDRVSMPDFDVDFDERRRGEVIDYVTKKYGDDRVAQVVTYGTIKAKQALKDSSRVLGYPYAMGEKLTKAMPPTIMGKDITLQGIFDPKDKRYAEAEEFRQVYNADPEAQKIVATAQGLEGIKRQWGVHACAVIMSSHPLMDIIPLMRRPQDGAIITQFDYPTCEGLGLLKMDFLGLRNLTVLDDALSNIVANGKEAPDLERLTLDDPDTYALLARGDTLGVFQLDGGGMRTLLRLMRPDNFEDISAVGALYRPGPMGANSHTNYALRKNGQQKIEPIHPELEEPLQDILGTTYGLIVYQEQVMAIAQKVAGFTLGQADLLRRAMGKKKKSELDKQFAGFEAGMLERGFSKAAVKTLWDILLPFSDYAFNKAHSAAYGVVSYWTGYLKANFPVEYMAALLTSTQDNKDKLGMYLAECRHMGITVLPPDVNTSAANFTPVGDDIRFGLAGIRNVGANVVQAILATREKGDFTAFTDFLDKVPVVVCNKRTIESLVKAGAFDSLGHTRRALVARHEEAIDAVVDVKRNEAVGQFDLFAALGGDDAAGAGFTVEIPDLPEWDKKQKLTFERQMLGLYVSDHPLAGLEHVLQRAADTQVASLIEDDSRPDGASVNIAGLVTTLQRKMTKNGNPWAIATVEDLTGAIEVLFFPQTFATVSTALAEDTIITVKGRLNRRDDIPTIYAQEMTLPDVSDPQDGPVSLTLPANRCTGPVVEQLRGILVNHPGPSEVRLRLTSPGRATVMKLADNLRVAPSSALFGDLKALLGPSCLVH, encoded by the coding sequence ATGGCTGCCGGTGGATCTGAAGACTTCGTTCACCTCCACGTGCACACCGAGTACTCGATGCTCGACGGCGCCGCGAAGCTCGACCCGCTCTTCGCCGAGGTGGACCGGCTGGGCCAGAAGGCCATCGCCATGACCGACCACGGCTACATGTTCGGGGCCTTCGACTTCTGGAACAAGGCCAAGAGCGCCGGCATCAAGCCGATCATCGGCGTCGAGGCCTACCTCACGCCCGGCACCGCCCGGGCGGACAAGACGCGGGTGCGCTGGGGCGACGAGTCCCAGTCCGACGACGACGTCTCGGCGCGCGGCTCGTACACCCACATGACCATGCTCGCCAGCACCACCGAGGGCATGCACAACCTCTTCCGGATGGCCTCCCTCGCCTCCCTCGACGGGCAGATGGGCAAGGCCCCGCGGATGGACCGCGAGCTGCTCACCACCTACGGCAAGGGCCTGATCGCCACCACCGGCTGCCCCTCCGGCGAGGTCCAGACCCGCATCCGGCTGGGCCAGTACGACGAGGCGCGCCGCGCCGCCGCCGAGTTCCAGGACATCTTCGGCAAGGAGAACTACTACGTCGAGCTGATGCAGCACGGGCTCGACATCGAGTCCCGCGTCATCCCGGACCTGCTGCGCCTGTCGAAGGACATCGGCGCTCCGCTGCTGGCCACCAACGACTCCCACTACGTCAAGGCCGAGGACCACACCACGCACGACGCGCTGCTGTGCATCAACTCCGGCTCGGTCCTGGCCGACCCGAACCGGTTCCGGTTCACCGGGGACACCTACTACGTCCGCCCGGCAGCCGAGATGCGCGAGGTCTGGCGCGACCACCCCGACGCCTGCGACAACACCCTCGTCGTGGCCGAGCAGTGCGACGTCACTTTCCGCACCACCCGCGACGGCGCCAACTACATGCCGGTCTTCGAGGTGCCCGCGGGGGAGGACGAGCACTCCTGGTTCGTCAAGGAGGTCGAGCGGGGCCTGCACTACCGGTTCCCGAACGGCATCCCGGACGACGTGCGCAAGCAGGGCGAGTACGAGGTCGGCATCATCACCCAGATGGGCTTCCCGGGGTACTTCCTCGTCGTCGCCGACTACATCCGGTGGGCCAAGGAGCAGGGCATCCGCGTGGGGCCGGGCCGTGGCTCCGGTGCCGGGTCGATGGTCGCCTACGCGATGCGCATCACCGACCTCAACCCCCTCGAGCACGGGCTGATCTTCGAGCGGTTCCTCAACCCGGACCGTGTGTCCATGCCCGACTTCGACGTCGACTTCGACGAGCGCCGGCGCGGAGAGGTCATCGACTACGTCACCAAGAAGTACGGCGACGACCGCGTCGCCCAGGTGGTCACGTACGGCACGATCAAGGCCAAGCAGGCCCTGAAGGACTCCTCCCGGGTGCTCGGGTACCCCTACGCGATGGGGGAGAAGCTCACCAAGGCGATGCCGCCGACCATCATGGGCAAGGACATCACCCTCCAGGGCATCTTCGACCCCAAGGACAAGCGCTACGCCGAGGCCGAGGAGTTCCGGCAGGTCTACAACGCCGATCCCGAGGCGCAGAAGATCGTGGCCACGGCGCAGGGGCTCGAGGGCATCAAGCGGCAGTGGGGCGTGCACGCCTGCGCCGTGATCATGTCCTCCCACCCGCTGATGGACATCATCCCGCTCATGCGCCGCCCGCAGGACGGGGCGATCATCACGCAGTTCGACTACCCCACCTGCGAGGGCCTCGGCCTGCTGAAGATGGACTTCCTCGGCCTGCGCAACCTCACGGTCCTCGACGACGCGCTGAGCAACATCGTGGCCAACGGCAAGGAGGCGCCGGACCTCGAGCGCCTCACGCTGGACGACCCCGACACCTACGCCCTGCTCGCCCGCGGCGACACCCTCGGCGTGTTCCAGCTCGACGGCGGCGGCATGCGCACCCTGCTGCGCCTCATGCGCCCCGACAACTTCGAGGACATCTCCGCCGTCGGCGCCCTGTACCGCCCCGGCCCGATGGGCGCGAACTCGCACACCAACTACGCGCTGCGCAAGAACGGCCAGCAGAAGATCGAGCCGATCCACCCCGAGCTCGAGGAGCCGCTCCAGGACATCCTCGGCACGACCTACGGCCTGATCGTCTACCAGGAGCAGGTCATGGCGATCGCGCAGAAGGTCGCCGGGTTCACGCTCGGCCAGGCCGACCTGCTGCGCCGAGCCATGGGCAAGAAGAAGAAGTCGGAGCTGGACAAGCAGTTCGCCGGCTTCGAGGCGGGCATGCTCGAGCGCGGCTTCTCCAAAGCCGCCGTCAAGACCCTCTGGGACATCCTGCTGCCGTTCTCCGACTACGCCTTCAACAAGGCGCACTCGGCGGCCTACGGCGTCGTCTCGTACTGGACCGGCTACCTCAAGGCGAACTTCCCGGTCGAGTACATGGCGGCCCTGCTGACCTCGACGCAGGACAACAAGGACAAGCTCGGGATGTACCTGGCGGAGTGCCGCCACATGGGCATCACCGTGCTGCCCCCGGACGTCAACACCTCCGCCGCGAACTTCACCCCCGTCGGCGACGACATCCGCTTCGGCCTAGCGGGCATCCGCAACGTCGGCGCGAACGTGGTCCAGGCGATCCTCGCGACCCGGGAGAAGGGCGACTTCACCGCCTTCACCGACTTCCTCGACAAGGTGCCGGTCGTGGTGTGCAACAAGCGCACCATCGAGTCCCTCGTCAAGGCCGGCGCGTTCGACTCCCTCGGGCACACCCGCCGGGCGCTGGTCGCCCGCCACGAGGAGGCGATCGACGCCGTCGTCGACGTCAAGCGCAACGAGGCCGTGGGCCAGTTCGACCTCTTCGCCGCGCTGGGCGGCGACGACGCGGCGGGCGCCGGGTTCACCGTCGAGATCCCCGACCTGCCCGAGTGGGACAAGAAGCAGAAGCTGACCTTCGAGCGGCAGATGCTCGGGCTGTACGTGTCCGACCACCCCCTCGCCGGGCTCGAGCACGTGCTCCAGCGGGCGGCGGACACCCAGGTCGCGTCGCTGATCGAGGACGACTCGAGGCCCGACGGCGCGAGCGTGAACATCGCGGGCCTGGTCACCACGCTGCAGCGGAAGATGACCAAGAACGGCAACCCGTGGGCCATCGCCACGGTGGAGGACCTCACCGGCGCCATCGAGGTGCTGTTCTTCCCGCAGACGTTCGCCACCGTCTCCACGGCGCTGGCCGAGGACACCATCATCACGGTCAAGGGCCGGCTCAACCGCCGCGACGACATCCCCACGATCTACGCCCAGGAGATGACGTTGCCGGACGTCTCCGACCCCCAGGACGGCCCGGTGAGCCTGACGCTCCCGGCCAACCGGTGCACCGGGCCCGTCGTCGAGCAGCTGCGCGGCATCCTCGTCAACCACCCCGGACCCTCCGAGGTGCGGCTGCGGCTGACCAGCCCGGGCCGGGCGACCGTGATGAAGCTCGCGGACAACCTGCGGGTGGCGCCGAGCTCGGCGCTGTTCGGGGATCTCAAGGCCCTCCTCGGGCCGAGCTGCCTGGTGCACTGA
- a CDS encoding RluA family pseudouridine synthase: MPETRSLPVPDGLAGERVDAGLARLLGFSRTRAAELATAGHVTLDGRALGKSDRLVADGWLVVTLPDVAPATTAAPVAVEGMEIRFEDDDVVVVDKPVGVAAHPSPGWDGPTVVGALAAAGHRVSTSGPAERQGVVHRLDVGTSGLMVVAKSELAYTVLKRAFKERTVEKVYHALVQGHPDPSAGTIDAPIGRHPVQDYKMAVVAGGKESVTHYETLEAMPGASLLEVHLETGRTHQIRVHAAAVRHPCVGDLTYGADPRLAQRLGLTRQWLHAVRLGFDHPRGQWMQVTSPYPEDLASALERMREGTLR; the protein is encoded by the coding sequence ATGCCTGAGACCCGCTCCCTGCCCGTCCCCGACGGCCTCGCCGGCGAACGGGTCGACGCCGGCCTCGCCCGGCTGCTCGGGTTCTCCCGCACGCGCGCCGCCGAGCTCGCCACCGCGGGCCACGTGACCCTCGACGGGCGCGCCCTGGGCAAGTCCGACCGGCTCGTGGCGGACGGCTGGCTCGTGGTCACGCTGCCCGACGTCGCCCCCGCCACCACCGCGGCCCCGGTGGCCGTCGAGGGCATGGAGATCCGGTTCGAGGACGACGACGTCGTCGTGGTCGACAAGCCCGTCGGCGTCGCCGCGCACCCCAGCCCCGGCTGGGACGGGCCCACCGTCGTCGGTGCGCTGGCCGCCGCCGGGCACCGCGTCTCCACCTCCGGGCCGGCCGAGCGGCAGGGCGTCGTGCACCGCCTCGACGTCGGCACCTCCGGGCTCATGGTCGTCGCGAAGTCCGAGCTCGCCTACACGGTGCTCAAGCGGGCCTTCAAGGAACGCACCGTCGAGAAGGTCTACCACGCGCTCGTCCAGGGCCACCCCGACCCCTCGGCCGGCACCATCGACGCCCCCATCGGCCGCCATCCCGTCCAGGACTACAAGATGGCCGTGGTCGCCGGGGGCAAGGAGTCCGTCACCCACTACGAGACCCTCGAGGCGATGCCCGGGGCGTCGCTGCTGGAGGTGCACCTGGAGACCGGGCGCACCCACCAGATCCGCGTCCACGCCGCCGCGGTACGGCACCCGTGCGTGGGCGACCTCACCTACGGCGCCGACCCGCGCCTGGCGCAGCGGCTGGGCCTGACCCGCCAGTGGCTCCACGCCGTGCGGCTCGGCTTCGACCACCCCAGGGGCCAGTGGATGCAGGTGACCAGCCCCTATCCCGAGGACCTCGCCTCGGCCCTGGAGAGGATGCGCGAGGGCACCCTGCGATGA
- a CDS encoding RecQ family ATP-dependent DNA helicase, with translation MTDLAPSTTPAAADSPLRHQAEAALRALVDRPGARLREDQWTAIEALVAHHRRALVVERTGWGKSAVYFVATALLRAGAAGGAPAGPTVIISPLLALMRDQISAAARAGIRAVTINSSNVTEWDDVHAAIAAGEVDVLLCSPERLNNPDFRDAVLPRLAASAGLVVVDEAHCISDWGHDFRPDYRRIRTLLGDLPAGIPVLATTATANARVTTDVAEQLAVGQRDDDVLVLRGSLDRPSLHLGVLRLPDQPSRVAWLAQQLGRYDGSGIVYTLTVAAAQQVAEQLRAAGHEVRAYTGQTDTAEREQLEADLKANRVKALIATSALGMGFDKPDLAFVIHLGAPSSPIAYYQQVGRAGRGVDRADVVLLPGAEDQDIWDYFGSLSFPPEPAVRDTLSALATGGPMSTARLETQVDLRRNRLETMLKVLDVDGAVRRIRGGWEATGQEWSYDGDRYARVAATREAEQQAMLDYQRLGSSDCRMAYLRAQLDDPELTAGWRCGRCDLCGGMMLDPGVDASAVQETRSRMDRPGIEVSPRRQWPTGMDALGLDLRGKISDDQRAEDGRALARLDGLGWSMPLRELLEPGHGAAPAAVETVEAAHGRDGRLPAALQRPVQQVLQEWASALRRGDGSAGVDGVVMIGSTTRPELVAHLAHGVAQILRAPAVGKVMPAPALPPGRHDVNSAQRLAGVHRRLQLQLSDAALAGLPGRTVVLVDDFTDSGWTLTVAARLLREAGAAAVYPFVLAQR, from the coding sequence ATGACCGACCTTGCCCCGAGCACCACGCCCGCCGCTGCGGACAGTCCGCTGCGCCACCAGGCCGAGGCAGCCCTGCGCGCCCTGGTGGACCGGCCCGGCGCGCGCCTTCGGGAGGACCAGTGGACAGCGATCGAGGCGCTCGTCGCCCACCACCGCCGCGCCCTCGTGGTCGAACGCACCGGATGGGGCAAGTCCGCGGTCTACTTCGTCGCCACGGCGCTGCTTCGTGCCGGTGCGGCAGGCGGCGCACCCGCCGGACCCACTGTCATCATCTCCCCGCTCCTCGCGTTGATGCGCGACCAGATCAGCGCAGCGGCACGCGCGGGCATCCGCGCCGTCACCATCAACTCCTCCAACGTCACCGAGTGGGACGACGTCCACGCCGCCATCGCCGCCGGCGAGGTCGACGTCCTGCTCTGCTCGCCCGAGCGCCTGAACAACCCCGACTTCCGCGACGCGGTCCTCCCCCGGCTCGCCGCGAGCGCGGGGCTCGTCGTCGTCGACGAGGCCCACTGCATCTCCGACTGGGGCCACGACTTCCGTCCCGACTACCGCCGCATCCGCACCCTTCTCGGTGACCTGCCCGCAGGAATCCCGGTGCTCGCCACCACGGCCACCGCGAACGCACGGGTGACCACCGACGTCGCCGAGCAGCTCGCCGTCGGCCAGCGCGACGACGACGTGCTGGTCCTGCGCGGGTCCCTGGACCGTCCGTCCCTGCATCTGGGCGTGCTGCGCCTGCCCGACCAGCCCAGCCGGGTCGCCTGGCTCGCCCAGCAGCTCGGCCGCTACGACGGCTCCGGCATCGTCTACACGCTCACGGTCGCTGCCGCCCAGCAGGTCGCCGAGCAGCTACGGGCCGCCGGGCACGAGGTCCGCGCCTACACCGGGCAGACCGACACCGCCGAGCGCGAACAGCTCGAGGCCGACCTCAAGGCCAACCGCGTCAAGGCACTGATCGCGACGTCGGCGCTCGGCATGGGGTTCGACAAGCCCGACCTGGCCTTCGTCATCCACCTCGGGGCGCCGTCGTCGCCGATCGCGTACTACCAGCAGGTAGGCCGCGCCGGCCGTGGCGTCGACCGCGCCGATGTCGTGCTGCTGCCCGGGGCCGAGGACCAAGACATCTGGGACTACTTCGGCTCTCTGTCCTTCCCGCCCGAGCCGGCGGTGCGCGACACCCTCAGCGCGCTGGCCACCGGCGGCCCGATGTCCACGGCCAGGCTGGAGACCCAGGTGGACCTGCGCCGGAACCGGCTCGAGACCATGCTCAAGGTTCTCGACGTCGACGGCGCCGTCCGCCGGATCCGCGGCGGATGGGAGGCCACCGGGCAAGAGTGGTCCTACGACGGCGACCGCTACGCCCGCGTCGCCGCCACCCGCGAGGCCGAGCAGCAGGCGATGCTCGACTACCAGCGGCTCGGAAGCAGCGACTGCCGGATGGCGTACCTGCGCGCCCAGCTTGATGATCCCGAGCTCACGGCCGGGTGGCGCTGCGGGCGGTGCGACCTGTGCGGCGGCATGATGCTGGACCCGGGCGTCGACGCGTCAGCCGTTCAGGAGACCCGCTCACGCATGGACCGCCCGGGTATCGAAGTCAGTCCGCGGCGGCAGTGGCCGACCGGGATGGACGCCCTGGGGCTGGACCTGCGCGGGAAGATCTCCGACGACCAGCGGGCCGAGGACGGCCGGGCGCTGGCCCGCCTCGACGGGCTCGGCTGGTCCATGCCGCTCCGGGAGCTGCTCGAGCCCGGGCACGGGGCCGCGCCGGCGGCGGTCGAGACCGTCGAGGCCGCACACGGCCGCGACGGCCGCCTGCCCGCGGCGTTGCAGCGGCCCGTGCAGCAGGTCCTGCAGGAATGGGCCTCGGCACTGAGGCGCGGCGACGGGTCTGCCGGTGTCGACGGCGTCGTCATGATCGGTTCCACGACGCGGCCCGAGCTCGTCGCCCACCTGGCCCACGGCGTCGCACAGATCCTGCGTGCCCCGGCCGTGGGCAAGGTCATGCCGGCGCCCGCCTTGCCGCCCGGCCGGCACGACGTCAACTCGGCCCAACGCCTCGCCGGGGTGCACCGGCGGCTGCAGCTGCAGCTCTCCGACGCCGCGCTGGCCGGGCTGCCGGGGCGGACTGTGGTGCTGGTCGACGACTTCACCGACTCCGGCTGGACGCTGACGGTGGCGGCACGCCTGCTGCGCGAGGCCGGCGCGGCGGCGGTCTACCCGTTCGTGCTCGCCCAGCGCTGA
- a CDS encoding GNAT family N-acetyltransferase — MSGTPTHPGGEPVVLDDGAPDGVAVVRVTTREQLEQAWEVRMEVFVDEQQVPTEEEIDDLDTAATTSHVLAVDTATGAVIGTARLLSEADHPGEVHLGRLAVRAAARSRGVGARLVVAIEGLALAEHAVRGAAPGTLAVTVVLSAQEAAMGFYARLGYAVVNGERYLDAGIWHQDMAHTVAS, encoded by the coding sequence ATGAGCGGCACACCTACGCACCCGGGCGGCGAGCCCGTCGTGCTGGACGACGGCGCCCCGGACGGCGTCGCCGTCGTGCGCGTGACCACCCGCGAGCAGCTCGAGCAGGCGTGGGAGGTACGCATGGAGGTCTTCGTCGACGAGCAGCAGGTGCCCACCGAGGAGGAGATCGACGACCTCGACACCGCCGCGACCACCTCCCACGTCCTCGCCGTCGACACCGCCACCGGCGCGGTGATCGGCACCGCTCGGCTCCTCTCCGAGGCGGACCACCCCGGCGAGGTGCACCTCGGCCGGCTGGCGGTGCGCGCCGCGGCCCGGAGCCGTGGTGTCGGCGCCCGACTGGTCGTCGCCATCGAGGGTCTGGCCCTTGCCGAGCACGCCGTGCGGGGTGCGGCGCCCGGCACGCTCGCCGTCACCGTGGTGCTCTCCGCGCAGGAGGCCGCGATGGGTTTCTACGCGCGGCTGGGCTACGCGGTGGTCAACGGCGAGCGGTACCTCGACGCCGGCATCTGGCACCAGGACATGGCCCACACGGTCGCCTCCTGA
- a CDS encoding MFS transporter, whose product MAALTQEQTLGSAAADQVVLQPSRLSRRGLAAVVVAWLFVVFDGYDLIVYGTVQARLREEWALDSTQAGTLGSVAFLGMTLGALGAGRLADHFGRKRTIIGSAVVLSVFTALCAVATDPMMFGALRLLAGLGLGGLVPSANALAADLVPLRWRAATATMMMSGVPIGGSFAAVVGIPVIPAFGWRPMFAVALVALLLLVPLAAKVLPNDAGHARAHANHVHRPGFGTLLRAPFLLITVMFALATVVTLMAWYGLGTWLPNLMEIAGYDLGSALTFALALNLGAVVGSVATAWAGDRFGTVPTGILAAALAGVALLTLITQPPVALVYLVLVLAGVGTHGTQALIIAAIATYYPANLRGTALGFGLGVGRVGAVAAPQLGGLLLAAGLGVGSNFLLFGGCAVASAVLLAAIWRRFGITHDADARTASPTAH is encoded by the coding sequence ATGGCGGCGCTCACCCAGGAGCAAACCCTCGGATCAGCAGCTGCGGACCAGGTCGTGCTTCAGCCGTCCCGGCTGAGCCGGCGCGGGCTCGCGGCAGTCGTGGTCGCGTGGCTGTTCGTCGTCTTCGACGGCTACGACCTGATCGTCTACGGCACCGTGCAGGCCCGGCTCCGGGAGGAGTGGGCGCTGGACAGCACGCAGGCCGGCACGCTCGGGTCCGTCGCGTTCCTCGGCATGACGCTCGGGGCGCTGGGCGCCGGACGGTTGGCCGACCACTTCGGCCGCAAGCGGACCATCATCGGCTCCGCCGTCGTGCTGTCCGTGTTCACCGCCCTGTGCGCCGTCGCCACCGACCCGATGATGTTCGGCGCGCTGCGCCTGCTGGCCGGGCTCGGCCTCGGCGGCCTCGTGCCGAGCGCGAACGCCCTCGCCGCGGACCTGGTCCCGCTGCGCTGGCGGGCGGCCACCGCCACGATGATGATGTCCGGCGTCCCGATCGGCGGGTCGTTCGCCGCGGTGGTCGGCATCCCGGTCATCCCGGCGTTCGGCTGGCGGCCGATGTTCGCCGTCGCGCTGGTCGCGCTGCTCCTGCTCGTCCCGCTCGCCGCGAAGGTCCTGCCCAACGACGCCGGGCACGCCCGCGCGCACGCCAACCATGTGCACCGGCCCGGCTTCGGCACCCTGCTGCGGGCACCGTTCCTGCTGATCACCGTGATGTTCGCGCTGGCCACCGTCGTCACCCTGATGGCCTGGTACGGGCTGGGCACCTGGCTACCGAACCTCATGGAGATCGCCGGGTACGACCTCGGCTCCGCACTCACCTTCGCCTTGGCCCTCAACCTCGGCGCCGTGGTCGGGTCCGTCGCCACGGCATGGGCCGGGGACCGGTTCGGCACCGTGCCCACCGGCATCCTCGCCGCCGCGCTGGCCGGCGTGGCCCTGCTCACGCTCATCACCCAGCCACCGGTCGCCCTGGTCTACCTCGTCCTGGTCCTCGCCGGGGTGGGGACCCACGGCACGCAGGCCCTGATCATCGCCGCCATCGCCACGTACTACCCGGCCAACCTGCGCGGCACCGCCCTCGGCTTCGGCCTCGGCGTGGGCCGCGTCGGCGCCGTCGCCGCCCCGCAGCTCGGCGGCCTTCTGCTGGCCGCCGGGCTGGGCGTGGGCTCGAACTTCCTGCTCTTCGGCGGCTGCGCCGTGGCCTCCGCCGTCCTGCTCGCCGCCATCTGGCGCCGCTTCGGCATCACCCACGACGCCGACGCACGCACCGCCTCCCCCACCGCCCACTGA